The Oncorhynchus masou masou isolate Uvic2021 chromosome 6, UVic_Omas_1.1, whole genome shotgun sequence genome has a window encoding:
- the LOC135541817 gene encoding guanine nucleotide exchange factor MSS4-like, whose product MDNQEQCSCSEGCVDRSTLVSGVGKNIKSVLCQRCGSKVLCPGMAVFTEKELFLPSMRKKTTITQSEGSLDGDTLTTHWLVDDMYTFENVGFTKDVGRIKYLICADCEIGPIGWHCLDDKKSFYVALERVNHA is encoded by the exons ATGGACAACCAAGAACAGTGCTCCTGCTCTGAAGGATGCGTCGACCGGTCTACGCTGGTGTCGGGGGTTGGAAAGAATATCAAGTCAGTTTTGTGCCAACGTTGTGGATCGAAGGTCCTCTGCCCAGGGATGGCGGTGTTTACGGAGAAGGAG CTGTTCCTGCCCTCAATGCGCAAGAAGACCACTATCACCCAATCAGAGGGATCCTTGGATGGGGACACACTGACTACCCACTGGTTAGTCGATGACATGTACACTTTTGAGAATGTGGGCTTCACAAAGGATGTGGGGAGAATCAAGTACCTCATTTGTGCAGACTGTGAGATTGGACCCATAGGCTGGCACTGCCTGGATGACAAAAAGAGCTTTTATGTTGCATTGGAAAGAGTCAATCATGCCTAG